One region of Dysidea avara chromosome 1, odDysAvar1.4, whole genome shotgun sequence genomic DNA includes:
- the LOC136264320 gene encoding uncharacterized protein: MITVTTNGISYNFTELTPDNNYTVTVVGRNDVGVGGFSVRIINTATMTEATPSGVANLTNTTYTPNIINVTWDPASSPYCGEVLYYQVVISSDGHCNIVNDTIRAMNLSATFSNLKSNTTYIITVSAVNRATVGLSEMINVATAISSGEQNDDFSTAEAVATSIVGTFLFTVVVTTLINIIIISLYYKHQYEKNMKSSTSESSRFNPIGQDEIKMDTNPSYSFTQISSKNIRMDTNPSYGFTQIGNNTIKMDSDTDPDCNTAQVDSGNIRMDTNPSYSFTQIGNNTIKMDSDTDPDCNTTQVDSGNIRMDTNPAFSTTQIDSNSTKVDITNPTYSTARIDTTNPTYSSAQTVSNTIRMDTNPAYDVAK; this comes from the exons ATGATAACAGTGACTACAAATGGTATTTCGTACAATTTCACTGAATTAACACctgataataattatactgtcaCTGTGGTTGGTAGAAATGATGTTGGTGTGGGGGGATTTAGTGTAAGAATCATCAATACTGCAACTATGACAGAGGCAACTCCTAGTG GTGTGGCCAACCTTACAAACACAACTTACACTCCAAACATAATAAATGTAACATGGGATCCTGCTAGTAGTCCTTATTGTGGAGAAGTGTTATATTACCAAGTTGTGATATCATCTGATGGACACTGCAACATAGTGAATGATACCATCAGAGCAATGAATTTGTCTGCcactttttccaatctgaagagTAACACAACCTACATAATTACAGTGTCTGCTGTTAACAGAGCTACAGTTGGGTTGTCTGAAATGATAAATGTAGCAACTGCAATATCTTCAG GTGAGCAAAATGATGACTTCTCAACAGCAGAAGCAGTTGCTACCAGTATAGTGGGAACATTTCTTTTCACAGTTGTTGTTACTACACTAATCAATATCATCATTATCAGCCTGTATTACAAGCATCAGTATGAAAAGAATATGAAGAGTTCTACAAGTGAAAGTAGTCGATTTAATCCAATTGGTCAAGACGAAATCAAAATGGATACCAATCCATCTTACAGTTTTACTCAAATTAGCAGTAAAAATATCAGAATGGATACTAATCCATCTTACGGTTTTACTCAAATTGGCAACAACACTATCAAAATGGATTCAGACACTGATCCAGATTGCAACACTGCTCAAGTTGACAGTGGAAATATCAGAATGGATACTAATCCATCTTACAGTTTTACTCAAATTGGCAACAACACTATCAAAATGGATTCAGACACTGATCCAGATTGCAACACTACTCAAGTTGACAGTGGAAATATCAGAATGGATACTAATCCAGCTTTCAGTACTACTCAAATTGACAGCAACTCTACCAAAGTGGATATTACCAATCCAACTTACAGTACTGCTAGAATTGATACCACTAATCCAACTTACAGTAGTGCTCAAACTGTCAGTAACACCATCAGAATGGATACTAATCCAGCTTATGATGTCGCAAAATGA